The stretch of DNA ATTTTGTTGTTCGATGTTGCGAGACTCCAAGTTCAACAGATCGGCACTATTTTCAAAAAGTTTTTGAGCATTTTTGAAGCTGTCTTCCATTTCGTTGATATCTATTTCATGTTCTTCGGTGATGACACCGGGGAGTGTTTGATTGTAGAGTTCTGTGGTCTCCTCCAAAGCCAGGGAGCTTTGGTTCATTCCTTCTACAATGAGATTGTTGTATTCCACTTCACTGTATTTTCCAAACAAGGAACAGCCGAGTAGAAAGACGCTTGAGAATAAGAGGGCGGATATGGGGCTTTTCATAGGTGGTGGATATAAAAAAAGCCCTCTGATTTTAGCAGGGGGCTTTGAGTTTGAACAGGTTCGTTGACTACTTTTTCTTTGTGAAGCGAGCGTAGTGAGCAAAAGCTCGGTTTGCTTGAGCCATTCTTTCTACATCATCTTTCTTCTTTACAGCAGCTCCATTTCCATCGGAAGCTTCTAAGATTTCGAGAGTGAGTCTCTTGTACATGGGGATTCCTTTTCGTCCACGAGCTCCATTGATGAGCCAACGGAAGGAGAGCATGCGTTGTCTTTTTGGATTCACTTCAAAAGGAACCTGGTAAACAGCCCCTCCGATGCGTTTTGGGCGCACTTCCATGGTGGGTTTGGTGTTGTCGATAGCTCTGAAGAACAGTTCTTTTGGAGCCTTGTGTCCTCGTTTTTCGATCTCTGCAAGCATGTCGTTGAAGATTCGGCGAGCAGTGTTCTTTTTCCCGTCCAACATAATAGTGTTGATGAACTTTTCACTGAGTTCATCGGATTCTGGTGGGCAGTAGGTTGTGATCTTAGTCTTCATGAGAGATGATAATGATGTTGCTTGGCAACTTTATTGCTTACTTCTTAGGCTTCTTTGCTCCGTATCGGCTTCGGCTTTGTTTTCGGTTTTGTACCCCTTGGCAGTCGAGAGATCCACGAATGATGTGGTAACGAACTCCAGGCAAATCTTTTACACGACCTCCACGAACCATCACAATGGAGTGTTCCTGCAGATTGTGTCCTTCACCTCCGATGTAAGCATTCACTTCCATGCCGTTGGTAAGACGAACGCGCGCAATCTTTCGGAGAGCGGAGTTAGGCTTTTTAGGCGTCATGGTGGTCACTTTTGTGCACACTCCTCGCTTTGCAGGGCAGGAGAGAGGACGGTTCTGAGACTTCAGCGTATTGAGAATCGTTTGAAGTGCAGGAGCCTTGCT from Candidatus Gracilibacteria bacterium encodes:
- the rpsL gene encoding 30S ribosomal protein S12, with protein sequence MPTINQLIRKPRKAVKKKSKAPALQTILNTLKSQNRPLSCPAKRGVCTKVTTMTPKKPNSALRKIARVRLTNGMEVNAYIGGEGHNLQEHSIVMVRGGRVKDLPGVRYHIIRGSLDCQGVQNRKQSRSRYGAKKPKK
- the rpsG gene encoding 30S ribosomal protein S7, with translation MKTKITTYCPPESDELSEKFINTIMLDGKKNTARRIFNDMLAEIEKRGHKAPKELFFRAIDNTKPTMEVRPKRIGGAVYQVPFEVNPKRQRMLSFRWLINGARGRKGIPMYKRLTLEILEASDGNGAAVKKKDDVERMAQANRAFAHYARFTKKK